A single genomic interval of Microbacterium sp. BLY harbors:
- a CDS encoding amino acid ABC transporter substrate-binding protein/permease: protein MSRHPSSARSRLRHLGRTAGATALAALVAVGALLAGAAPATAADDGQTYVIGTDTTFAPFEFTNESGDLVGIDMDLLRAIAEDQGFDVEIRQLGFDAAVQALQSNQVDAVMAGMSITEERQQTFDFSDPYFTSGVQLGVLESSDIQSLDDLDGKTVAVKTGTQGQTFAEENADEYGFRITPYQDTTDMVDAVKAGQAVGYFEDFPVLAYGIQQGSGFRLVGEPALGGEYGFAVNKGENAELLEMFNAGLANLQESGEYDEIVDTYLATGEGEQEAQPTDIISVAVKYWPALMQGLWLTILATIVAVIAAFILGIIFGFGRLSKFAPFRWIATAYVYVFRGTPILIQAFFVFFAIPQLIPDLKFDPFVAGAITLSLNTGAYMTEIIRGGIQAVDPGQAEASRSLGLSHWKTMRKVVLPQAFRIMIPSFVNQGIITLKDTSLISVIGLAELTFVSRQIIASTYLSAQVLTIVAIIYFVVITLLTLLANRLERKANA, encoded by the coding sequence GTGAGCCGCCATCCATCCTCTGCGCGGAGCCGTCTGCGCCACCTCGGTCGCACCGCCGGCGCGACCGCGCTCGCCGCCCTCGTCGCCGTCGGGGCGCTGCTCGCCGGAGCCGCGCCCGCCACCGCGGCCGACGACGGCCAGACCTACGTCATCGGCACCGACACCACCTTCGCCCCGTTCGAGTTCACGAACGAGTCCGGCGACCTGGTGGGCATCGACATGGACCTCCTGCGGGCGATCGCGGAGGACCAGGGCTTCGACGTCGAGATCCGCCAGCTCGGCTTCGACGCCGCCGTGCAGGCGCTCCAGTCGAACCAGGTCGACGCCGTCATGGCCGGCATGTCGATCACCGAGGAGCGTCAGCAGACCTTCGACTTCAGCGACCCGTACTTCACCAGCGGCGTGCAGCTCGGGGTGCTCGAGTCCAGCGACATCCAGTCCCTCGACGACCTGGACGGCAAGACCGTCGCGGTCAAGACCGGTACGCAGGGGCAGACCTTCGCCGAGGAGAACGCCGACGAGTACGGCTTCCGCATCACCCCCTATCAGGACACGACCGACATGGTCGATGCGGTCAAGGCGGGTCAGGCCGTCGGCTACTTCGAGGACTTCCCCGTCCTCGCCTACGGCATCCAGCAGGGGTCGGGCTTCCGCCTCGTCGGCGAGCCCGCGCTCGGCGGCGAGTACGGCTTCGCGGTCAACAAGGGCGAGAACGCCGAGCTCCTGGAGATGTTCAACGCCGGGCTCGCCAACCTGCAGGAATCCGGCGAGTACGACGAGATCGTCGACACGTACCTCGCCACGGGCGAGGGTGAGCAGGAGGCGCAGCCCACCGACATCATCTCGGTCGCGGTCAAGTACTGGCCGGCCCTCATGCAGGGGCTCTGGCTCACGATCCTCGCGACGATCGTCGCGGTGATCGCGGCCTTCATCCTCGGCATCATCTTCGGCTTCGGGCGCCTGTCGAAGTTCGCGCCGTTCCGCTGGATCGCCACCGCCTACGTCTACGTCTTCCGTGGGACCCCGATCCTCATCCAGGCGTTCTTCGTGTTCTTCGCCATCCCGCAGCTGATCCCCGACCTGAAGTTCGACCCGTTCGTGGCCGGCGCCATCACCCTGTCGCTCAACACCGGTGCGTACATGACGGAGATCATCCGCGGCGGCATCCAGGCGGTCGACCCCGGTCAGGCGGAGGCCTCGCGTTCGCTGGGTCTCAGCCACTGGAAGACGATGCGCAAGGTCGTGCTGCCGCAGGCGTTCCGGATCATGATCCCGTCGTTCGTGAACCAGGGCATCATCACGCTGAAGGACACCTCGCTCATCAGCGTCATCGGTCTCGCCGAGCTGACGTTCGTCTCGCGCCAGATCATCGCCTCGACGTATCTGTCGGCGCAGGTGCTGACGATCGTCGCCATCATCTACTTCGTCGTGATCACGCTGCTGACGCTGCTCGCGAACCGCCTGGAGAGGAAGGCCAACGCATGA
- a CDS encoding biotin carboxylase N-terminal domain-containing protein produces the protein MTTVLIANRGEIAVRVIRACAEAGYTSVAVYADQDADALHVRLADEAVGLGGDTAATTYLSVEALIDAARRSGADAVHPGYGFLSESAAFARAVEDAGLVWIGPSPESIDALGDKMTARRIAQKVGAPLAAGTDQPLSGPQEAVAFAEEHGLPIAIKAAFGGGGRGLKVVRELAEVADAFDAATREATAAFGRGECFVERFLESPRHIEVQVLGDGRGGVVVVGDRDCSMQRRNQKLIEEAPAPGLAEAQRTAFHDAARAICAEVQYRGAGTVEFLLAADGTISFLEVNTRLQVEHPVTEEVTGTDLVREQFRIAFGDGPSFTETPAPTGHAFEFRINAEDPGRGFLPSPGRVDVLRIPGGPGVRWDSGIEAGDTVQPAFDSMIAKLIVHADSRDAALVRARRALRELAVEGPATVIPFDLRAIDDPAFATATFAVHTQWIETVLLPALETQPRPAVAPAAGLQRFPVEIDGRRVMLGLPAELLAGIGRSTGDVAAPVPSADPSELRVPAPGTLVRWLVDDGATVAEGDPVAVLDAMKMETTVTAHRAGTLTPRADTGTILSADALLATIA, from the coding sequence ATGACCACAGTGCTGATCGCCAACCGCGGCGAGATCGCGGTCCGCGTGATCCGCGCGTGCGCGGAGGCCGGGTACACGTCGGTCGCCGTGTACGCCGACCAGGACGCCGACGCGTTGCACGTGCGCCTCGCCGACGAGGCGGTCGGCCTCGGTGGCGACACCGCGGCGACGACGTATCTGTCGGTCGAGGCGCTGATCGACGCGGCCCGCCGCAGCGGCGCCGACGCCGTGCACCCTGGCTACGGCTTCCTCTCCGAGAGCGCCGCGTTCGCCCGTGCCGTCGAGGACGCCGGACTCGTCTGGATCGGCCCCTCACCGGAGAGCATCGACGCACTGGGCGACAAGATGACCGCGCGCCGCATCGCGCAGAAGGTCGGCGCGCCGCTCGCCGCCGGCACGGATCAGCCGCTGTCCGGCCCACAGGAGGCGGTGGCGTTCGCCGAGGAGCACGGACTGCCCATCGCGATCAAGGCCGCGTTCGGCGGCGGAGGCCGCGGACTCAAGGTCGTCCGCGAGCTCGCCGAGGTCGCCGACGCCTTCGACGCGGCCACCCGCGAGGCGACCGCCGCGTTCGGCCGCGGGGAGTGCTTCGTGGAGAGGTTCCTGGAGAGCCCGCGGCACATCGAGGTGCAGGTGCTCGGCGACGGGCGCGGCGGCGTGGTCGTCGTGGGCGACCGTGACTGCTCGATGCAGCGGCGCAACCAGAAGCTCATCGAGGAGGCGCCCGCGCCCGGCCTCGCGGAGGCGCAGCGGACCGCGTTCCATGACGCGGCACGCGCGATCTGCGCCGAGGTGCAGTACCGCGGTGCCGGAACGGTCGAGTTCCTCCTCGCCGCGGACGGCACGATCTCGTTCCTCGAGGTGAACACCCGCCTGCAGGTCGAGCACCCCGTGACCGAGGAGGTCACCGGCACCGACCTCGTCCGCGAGCAGTTCCGCATCGCGTTCGGCGACGGGCCGTCCTTCACCGAGACCCCCGCGCCGACCGGGCATGCGTTCGAGTTCCGCATCAATGCGGAGGACCCCGGGCGCGGATTCCTGCCCAGCCCCGGACGGGTCGATGTCCTCCGCATCCCCGGCGGACCCGGCGTGCGGTGGGACAGCGGCATCGAGGCCGGAGACACCGTGCAGCCCGCGTTCGACTCGATGATCGCGAAGCTCATCGTGCACGCGGACAGCAGGGACGCGGCTCTCGTGCGGGCGCGGCGGGCGCTGCGCGAGCTCGCGGTCGAGGGTCCGGCGACGGTGATCCCGTTCGACCTCCGCGCCATCGACGATCCCGCCTTCGCGACCGCCACCTTCGCCGTGCACACCCAGTGGATCGAGACGGTGCTGCTCCCGGCTCTGGAGACGCAGCCCCGCCCCGCGGTCGCGCCGGCCGCCGGACTGCAGCGGTTCCCGGTGGAGATCGACGGCCGCCGCGTGATGCTCGGCCTGCCGGCGGAGCTGCTGGCCGGCATCGGCCGCTCGACGGGAGACGTCGCGGCACCCGTGCCCTCAGCGGACCCCTCCGAGCTCCGTGTTCCCGCGCCGGGCACGCTCGTGCGGTGGCTCGTGGACGACGGCGCCACGGTGGCCGAGGGAGACCCGGTGGCCGTCCTCGACGCGATGAAGATGGAGACCACGGTCACCGCGCACCGCGCCGGCACCCTCACCCCGCGCGCCGACACCGGCACCATCCTCTCCGCCGACGCCCTCCTCGCCACGATCGCCTGA
- a CDS encoding PadR family transcriptional regulator: MGKSRDVVAALTPLGVMVLALLRESDMHPYEMVRLLRARHDDRLITVTNGTLYHTVARLQRAGLLDEVGTDRDGNRPERTTYTLTDAGREAVIAWVRRALPRIDRETDARVALAESHNLDRADAVALLQERRVALVASHQRHHDGLAAARAKGAPPQVLVELERQEALLDAELRWLDSLLTRLDGDELRWGPDAFDDTDRYRAQRKAAQQ; encoded by the coding sequence GTGGGGAAGAGCAGGGATGTGGTGGCGGCGCTCACGCCGCTCGGGGTGATGGTGCTCGCGCTGCTCCGCGAGAGCGACATGCACCCGTACGAGATGGTGCGGTTGCTCCGCGCACGCCACGACGACCGGCTCATCACCGTCACCAACGGCACGCTTTACCACACGGTCGCCCGGCTGCAGCGGGCCGGGCTGCTCGACGAGGTCGGCACGGATCGCGACGGCAACCGCCCCGAGCGCACGACGTACACCCTCACCGACGCCGGTCGCGAGGCGGTGATCGCCTGGGTGCGTCGTGCCCTCCCCCGCATCGACCGTGAGACCGACGCCCGCGTCGCCCTCGCCGAGTCGCACAACCTCGACCGCGCCGACGCCGTCGCGCTGCTGCAGGAGCGCCGGGTCGCCCTCGTCGCCTCGCACCAGCGCCACCACGACGGCCTCGCCGCCGCCCGCGCCAAGGGCGCCCCGCCACAGGTGCTCGTCGAGCTCGAACGCCAGGAGGCGCTGCTCGACGCCGAGCTCCGCTGGCTCGACTCTCTCCTCACCCGCCTCGACGGCGACGAGCTCCGCTGGGGTCCCGACGCCTTCGACGACACCGACCGCTACCGCGCTCAGCGAAAGGCTGCACAGCAATGA
- a CDS encoding MFS transporter encodes MTDSRQTSGPETGPFAAGHAPKSPWPALWALVIGFFMILVDTTIVSVANPAIKTALDPDTNNLDNVVWVTSAYLLAYAVPLLITGRLGDRFGPKNIYLIGLAVFTLASLWCGLSTTLEGLIAARAVQGLGAAFMTPQTMAVITRTFPPNRRGAAMGLWGATAGVATLVGPLAGGLLVDGFGWESIFFVNLPVGVVAFVLAWILVPKLKTHPHRFDLVGVVLSALALFLIVFGLQEGEKYDWGTIVGPISVWGLIIAGVVVLALFIVQQARTRSEPLVPLALFRDRNFSGANVAIAAVGFTVTSMSLPMMFFLQTARGLTPTEAAMLLIPMAVLSGVLAPVAGKILNRVDPRIILVPGLICVAGALVWYSALTTMDTPILMFLLPSALMGIGNAGMWGPLATTATRKLPPRQAGAGAGIYNTTRTIGSVIGSASIAAFMQSRLEANLPGLADAPAGTGSGALPPQVAEGFAAGMSQALLLPAGVILVALVASLFLRGQDRKDETVVTAPPA; translated from the coding sequence ATGACCGATTCCCGCCAGACCTCGGGGCCCGAGACGGGGCCCTTCGCCGCCGGTCACGCGCCGAAGAGCCCGTGGCCCGCGCTCTGGGCGCTCGTCATCGGGTTCTTCATGATCCTCGTCGACACCACGATCGTCTCCGTCGCCAACCCGGCGATCAAGACCGCGCTCGACCCCGACACCAACAACCTCGACAACGTGGTGTGGGTCACCAGCGCCTACCTGCTCGCCTACGCCGTCCCGCTGCTCATCACCGGGCGACTCGGCGACCGCTTCGGCCCGAAGAACATCTACCTCATCGGCCTCGCCGTCTTCACCCTCGCCTCGCTCTGGTGCGGACTCTCCACCACGCTCGAGGGCCTGATCGCGGCCCGCGCCGTGCAGGGTCTCGGCGCCGCGTTCATGACGCCGCAGACCATGGCCGTCATCACCCGGACCTTCCCGCCGAACCGCCGCGGTGCGGCGATGGGCCTCTGGGGCGCCACGGCCGGCGTCGCCACCCTCGTCGGCCCCCTCGCGGGCGGTCTGCTCGTCGACGGCTTCGGCTGGGAGTCGATCTTCTTCGTCAACCTCCCCGTCGGCGTGGTCGCCTTCGTACTCGCCTGGATCCTCGTGCCAAAGCTGAAGACGCACCCGCACCGGTTCGACCTCGTCGGCGTCGTCCTCAGCGCGCTCGCGCTGTTCCTCATCGTCTTCGGGCTCCAGGAGGGCGAGAAGTACGACTGGGGGACCATCGTGGGCCCGATCTCGGTCTGGGGCCTCATCATCGCCGGCGTCGTGGTGCTGGCGCTCTTCATCGTGCAGCAGGCGCGCACCCGCAGTGAGCCTCTCGTGCCGCTCGCCCTCTTCCGCGACCGCAACTTCTCCGGCGCGAACGTCGCGATCGCTGCGGTCGGCTTCACGGTCACGAGCATGTCGCTGCCGATGATGTTCTTCCTGCAGACCGCGCGCGGACTCACCCCCACCGAGGCGGCGATGCTGCTCATCCCGATGGCCGTGCTGTCGGGCGTGCTCGCCCCGGTCGCCGGGAAGATCCTCAACCGCGTCGACCCGCGCATCATCCTCGTCCCCGGCCTGATCTGCGTCGCGGGTGCCCTGGTCTGGTACTCCGCCCTGACCACGATGGACACCCCGATCCTGATGTTCCTGCTGCCGTCCGCGCTGATGGGCATCGGCAACGCGGGCATGTGGGGGCCGCTGGCGACCACGGCCACGCGCAAGCTGCCGCCGCGACAGGCCGGTGCCGGTGCGGGCATCTACAACACCACCCGCACCATCGGCTCGGTCATCGGCTCTGCCTCGATCGCCGCGTTCATGCAGTCGCGGCTGGAGGCGAACCTGCCCGGTCTGGCCGACGCTCCGGCCGGCACGGGCAGCGGCGCGCTGCCCCCGCAGGTCGCGGAGGGCTTCGCCGCCGGCATGTCCCAGGCGCTGCTGCTGCCCGCCGGTGTGATCCTCGTCGCGCTGGTCGCCTCGCTGTTCCTCCGCGGCCAGGATCGGAAGGACGAGACCGTCGTCACGGCCCCTCCGGCCTGA
- a CDS encoding putative hydro-lyase has product MAVLATPAQLADARAARAAHRAGHAAPTSGVAPGLTQANLIAVPADWAFETLLYAQRNPKPCPVLEVIEEGAVESRLAPGSDIRTDIGRYRIWRDGELVEEVSDATAAWDEHPDLVAFLIGCSFTFETGLAEAGIPIRHQELGRNVPMYRTAVDCTPAGRLRGEMVVSMRPIPADRVADAVQISGRTPAVHGAPVHIGDPASLGIADVMVPDFGDAPEIRPGEIPVFWACGVTPQAAIMASKPPFAVTHAPGYMFVTDVPDAEYRV; this is encoded by the coding sequence ATGGCCGTGCTCGCGACCCCCGCCCAGCTCGCCGACGCGCGCGCCGCCCGTGCCGCCCACCGGGCGGGGCACGCCGCCCCCACCAGCGGCGTCGCCCCGGGGCTGACGCAGGCGAACCTCATCGCGGTGCCCGCCGACTGGGCCTTCGAGACCCTTCTCTACGCGCAGCGCAATCCGAAACCCTGCCCCGTCCTCGAGGTGATCGAGGAGGGTGCGGTGGAGTCCCGCCTCGCGCCGGGCAGCGACATCAGGACCGACATCGGCCGCTACCGCATCTGGCGGGACGGCGAGCTCGTCGAAGAGGTCTCCGACGCGACGGCGGCGTGGGACGAGCACCCCGACCTGGTCGCCTTCCTCATCGGCTGCAGCTTCACGTTCGAGACCGGGCTGGCGGAGGCCGGGATCCCGATCCGTCACCAGGAGCTCGGGCGCAACGTCCCCATGTACCGCACGGCGGTGGACTGCACCCCGGCGGGACGGTTGCGCGGCGAGATGGTGGTCTCGATGCGGCCGATCCCGGCGGATCGCGTCGCCGATGCGGTGCAGATCTCCGGACGCACCCCGGCCGTGCACGGCGCGCCCGTGCACATCGGCGACCCGGCCTCCCTCGGCATCGCCGACGTGATGGTGCCCGACTTCGGTGACGCCCCGGAGATCCGCCCCGGCGAGATTCCGGTCTTCTGGGCCTGCGGCGTCACCCCGCAGGCGGCGATCATGGCCTCGAAGCCGCCGTTCGCGGTCACCCACGCCCCGGGCTACATGTTCGTCACCGATGTGCCGGATGCGGAGTACCGGGTCTGA
- a CDS encoding urea amidolyase family protein codes for MRILTASDSALLVEADDLAQAMRLNLAWSDVPDVVERIPGARTVLVRFDPHRTSAAALAEVLAATEVDAAALPDAGEVTVPVRYDGEDLDEAAALLGVSAEELVARHLAAEWRVAFSGFAPGFGYAVSGDPLFDVPRRSSPRTRVPAGSVALAGAFSGVYPRESPGGWQLIGRTDLQMWDIDRDPPALLAPGRRVRFVRAERESVAGVPAVAAAPRTTRPEGVAAVEIVRPSLQLLVQDAGRPGFAALGVSASGVADRVAMRDANRAVGNPPAAAVLESVGGAVLRFHGAGVAAVTGAVGPLTLTDADGVDRTILPGAPFATVDGDELTLGHPERGLRSVIAVRGGLVPDAALDSRATDTLAGLGPAPLAAGDLVLIGDAAVSAVAPDPVPRPLPAAGELVTLEITLGPRDDWFTAAGVEALTGQEWTVTPRSDRVGIRLHGDVPLERAIGGELPSEGAVTGAIQVPPDGQPVLFLPDHPLTGGYPIIGALTDHSLDLAAQLPPGVRVRFTVKETS; via the coding sequence ATGCGCATCCTCACCGCCTCCGACAGCGCGCTCCTCGTCGAGGCCGACGACCTCGCGCAGGCCATGCGGCTGAACCTCGCCTGGAGCGACGTGCCCGACGTGGTCGAGCGCATCCCGGGTGCTCGCACCGTGCTCGTGCGCTTCGATCCGCACCGCACGTCGGCAGCCGCGCTCGCCGAGGTGCTGGCCGCGACCGAGGTCGACGCGGCGGCGCTGCCGGACGCGGGTGAGGTGACGGTCCCCGTCCGGTACGACGGGGAGGACCTGGACGAGGCCGCCGCTCTGCTCGGCGTCTCGGCGGAGGAGCTGGTGGCCCGTCACCTCGCCGCCGAGTGGCGGGTCGCCTTCTCGGGCTTCGCCCCCGGCTTCGGATACGCGGTCAGCGGTGACCCGCTCTTCGACGTCCCCCGCCGGTCGTCGCCCCGCACCCGGGTGCCGGCCGGTTCGGTCGCGCTCGCGGGGGCGTTCAGCGGCGTCTACCCGCGGGAGAGCCCGGGCGGCTGGCAGCTCATCGGCCGCACGGACCTGCAGATGTGGGACATCGATCGCGACCCGCCCGCCCTGCTCGCGCCGGGCCGCCGCGTGCGCTTCGTGCGTGCGGAGCGGGAGTCGGTCGCCGGCGTGCCCGCGGTCGCCGCCGCGCCGCGCACGACGCGTCCGGAGGGCGTCGCGGCGGTCGAGATCGTGCGGCCGTCGCTGCAGCTCCTCGTGCAGGACGCCGGCCGCCCGGGCTTCGCCGCGCTGGGCGTCTCCGCGTCGGGCGTCGCCGACCGCGTGGCGATGCGCGATGCGAACCGCGCCGTCGGCAACCCGCCCGCCGCGGCCGTGCTCGAGAGCGTCGGGGGAGCCGTGCTGCGCTTCCACGGGGCCGGGGTCGCCGCGGTCACCGGAGCCGTCGGCCCGCTCACGCTCACCGACGCGGATGGCGTCGACCGGACGATCCTTCCCGGTGCACCGTTCGCGACCGTCGACGGCGACGAGCTCACGCTGGGGCACCCGGAGCGCGGGCTCCGTTCCGTGATCGCGGTCCGCGGCGGGCTCGTCCCGGACGCGGCGCTCGACAGCCGCGCCACCGACACGCTCGCCGGACTCGGCCCCGCGCCGCTCGCCGCGGGCGACCTCGTCCTCATCGGCGACGCCGCCGTGTCCGCCGTCGCGCCGGACCCCGTGCCGCGACCCCTCCCGGCGGCCGGGGAGCTCGTCACGCTGGAGATCACCCTCGGTCCCCGTGACGACTGGTTCACCGCCGCGGGGGTCGAGGCGCTCACCGGGCAGGAGTGGACCGTCACGCCCCGCTCCGACCGCGTCGGCATCCGCCTGCACGGCGACGTGCCCCTGGAACGCGCGATCGGCGGGGAGCTGCCGAGCGAAGGAGCGGTGACCGGGGCGATCCAGGTGCCGCCCGACGGGCAGCCCGTGCTGTTCCTCCCGGACCACCCGCTCACCGGCGGCTACCCCATCATCGGCGCCCTCACCGATCACAGCCTCGACCTCGCCGCCCAGCTCCCGCCGGGCGTGCGAGTGCGCTTCACCGTCAAGGAGACCTCATGA
- a CDS encoding uracil-xanthine permease family protein encodes MALWKLHGNGRTVEPGAVVTPEERLSWPATIAIGAQHVVAMFGATFLVPTLTGFPVSTTLLFSGIGTLLFLLITKNQLPSYLGSSFAFIAPITAAVAAGGTGSALAGVVAVGVLLAVVGLVVQFVGLRWVDALMPPVVAGAIVALIGFNLAPTAWSNFALDPVTATITLVAIILFAVLFRGFLGRISIFLGVAVGFLWAAFNGSFEVPNPLRGDKTPAELIADAPWIGLPHFQFPDFVEPGTWSTIAMFLPVVLVLIAENVGHVRGVATMTEDPAINRHTGRALIADGVATTIAGGFGGSGTTTYGENIGVMAATRVYSTAVYWVAGLFAILLAFSPKVGEVFNSIPAGVLGGATTALYGLIGIIGIKIWVDSRVDFSRPVNQYTAAVSLVIGIAGFSMQLGDFAFGGIVLGTVAALLIYHLGNLIARARKTGADDPKPLEPVGPLGGDPA; translated from the coding sequence ATGGCTTTGTGGAAGCTGCACGGAAACGGCCGCACCGTCGAGCCCGGCGCCGTCGTCACCCCCGAGGAACGCCTGTCGTGGCCCGCGACCATCGCGATCGGCGCGCAGCACGTCGTCGCCATGTTCGGCGCCACGTTCCTCGTGCCGACGCTCACCGGCTTCCCGGTGTCGACGACCCTGCTCTTCAGCGGCATCGGCACGCTGCTCTTCCTCCTCATCACGAAGAACCAGCTGCCCAGCTACCTCGGCTCCTCGTTCGCGTTCATCGCTCCCATCACCGCGGCCGTCGCGGCGGGCGGCACCGGCTCGGCCCTCGCGGGCGTGGTCGCGGTGGGCGTGCTCCTCGCGGTCGTCGGCCTCGTCGTGCAGTTCGTCGGCCTGCGCTGGGTCGATGCGCTGATGCCCCCGGTCGTGGCCGGTGCGATCGTCGCGCTCATCGGGTTCAACCTCGCGCCCACCGCGTGGAGCAACTTCGCGCTCGACCCGGTGACGGCCACGATCACGCTCGTCGCGATCATCCTCTTCGCCGTGCTCTTCCGGGGCTTCCTCGGCCGCATCTCGATCTTCCTCGGTGTCGCCGTCGGCTTCCTCTGGGCGGCGTTCAACGGCTCGTTCGAGGTGCCCAACCCGCTCCGCGGCGACAAGACCCCGGCCGAGCTCATCGCGGACGCGCCTTGGATCGGTCTCCCGCACTTCCAGTTCCCGGACTTCGTCGAGCCCGGCACCTGGTCGACCATCGCGATGTTCCTGCCCGTCGTGCTCGTGCTCATCGCGGAGAACGTCGGCCACGTGCGCGGTGTCGCGACCATGACGGAAGACCCTGCGATCAACCGCCACACCGGCCGCGCCCTCATCGCCGACGGTGTCGCCACGACCATCGCCGGCGGCTTCGGCGGCTCGGGCACCACGACCTACGGCGAGAACATCGGCGTCATGGCTGCGACGCGCGTCTACTCCACCGCCGTCTACTGGGTCGCCGGTCTGTTCGCGATCCTCCTCGCGTTCTCCCCCAAGGTCGGCGAGGTGTTCAACTCGATCCCCGCGGGCGTGCTCGGCGGGGCGACGACGGCGCTCTACGGCCTCATCGGCATCATCGGCATCAAGATCTGGGTCGACAGCCGGGTCGACTTCTCGCGTCCGGTCAACCAGTACACCGCCGCCGTCTCGCTCGTGATCGGCATCGCCGGCTTCTCGATGCAGCTCGGCGACTTCGCGTTCGGCGGGATCGTGCTCGGCACGGTCGCGGCGCTGCTGATCTACCACCTGGGCAACCTCATCGCCCGGGCGCGCAAGACCGGCGCCGACGACCCGAAGCCTCTCGAGCCGGTCGGCCCCCTCGGCGGCGACCCCGCGTAA
- a CDS encoding phosphoribosylaminoimidazolesuccinocarboxamide synthase: protein MSTPSAGNAQAIPGWRHLYSGKVRDLYASEDPGDTRILVVASDRVSAFDVVLSPGITDKGALLTRLSRWWFAQLDVPNHLTDGGLPEEVADRAMLAQSLEMLPIECVVRGYITGSGWAEYQEHGTVCGIALPAGLQNGDRLPEPLFTPAYKAPMGEHDENITFDRVVELVGADRAAELRDASLAIYRRAAAIAEEKGLILADTKFEFGTDADGTLRLADEVLTSDSSRYWDAEAWRTGSTPAERMASFDKQIVRDWLAANWDKQGEPPVLPEEVVARTAARYRELIDRLGA from the coding sequence GTGAGCACACCGTCCGCAGGAAACGCGCAGGCCATCCCCGGGTGGCGACACCTCTACTCCGGGAAGGTCCGCGACCTCTACGCGTCCGAAGACCCGGGAGATACCCGCATCCTCGTCGTCGCGTCCGACCGCGTCAGCGCGTTCGACGTCGTGCTCTCCCCCGGCATCACCGACAAGGGCGCCCTGCTGACCCGCCTCAGCCGCTGGTGGTTCGCCCAGCTCGACGTGCCGAACCACCTCACGGACGGCGGCCTGCCGGAGGAGGTGGCCGACCGCGCCATGCTCGCCCAGTCGCTCGAGATGCTGCCGATCGAGTGCGTGGTCCGCGGGTACATCACCGGCTCCGGCTGGGCCGAGTACCAGGAGCACGGCACCGTATGCGGCATCGCCCTGCCGGCAGGCTTGCAGAACGGCGACCGGCTGCCCGAGCCGCTGTTCACCCCGGCCTACAAGGCGCCGATGGGCGAACACGACGAGAACATCACGTTCGACCGCGTCGTCGAGCTCGTCGGGGCGGACCGGGCGGCCGAGCTCCGCGACGCCTCGCTCGCGATCTACCGTCGTGCCGCGGCCATCGCCGAGGAGAAGGGCCTCATCCTCGCCGACACGAAGTTCGAGTTCGGGACCGACGCCGACGGCACCCTCCGCCTCGCCGACGAGGTCCTCACGAGCGACTCCTCCCGGTACTGGGACGCGGAGGCGTGGCGCACGGGGTCGACCCCGGCGGAGCGGATGGCGAGCTTCGACAAGCAGATCGTGCGCGACTGGCTCGCGGCGAACTGGGACAAGCAGGGCGAGCCCCCCGTGCTGCCCGAGGAGGTCGTGGCGCGGACGGCCGCCCGCTACCGCGAGCTCATCGATCGCCTCGGCGCCTGA
- a CDS encoding LamB/YcsF family protein, with protein MATIDLNSDLGENVVDRIVSDDASMLDIVTSANVSCGFHAGSPEGIRETLAAAVAGGVVIGAHPGYRDYENFGRTKVDIDAATLQAHVEYQLGAIIGLTAAVDGRVAYVKPHGALYNTIARDERQSKAVVAAIRAIDPSLVLLGLAGGVVLDVAERAGLAVAAEAFADRAYQPDGQLVSRTEEGAVLHDPTAVAERMVRLAADGVIRAIDGTDVAVSAQSICVHGDSPGSVAMAAETKRLLQAEGITIAPFAGA; from the coding sequence ATGGCGACCATCGATCTGAACTCGGACCTCGGCGAGAACGTCGTCGACCGGATCGTCAGCGACGACGCGAGCATGCTCGACATCGTCACGAGCGCGAACGTGTCGTGCGGGTTCCACGCCGGGAGCCCGGAGGGCATCCGCGAGACCCTCGCCGCGGCGGTCGCGGGCGGGGTCGTGATCGGCGCCCACCCCGGCTACCGCGACTACGAGAACTTCGGGCGCACGAAGGTCGACATCGACGCGGCCACCCTGCAGGCGCACGTGGAGTACCAGCTCGGTGCCATCATCGGGCTCACCGCGGCCGTGGACGGCCGGGTCGCGTACGTGAAGCCGCATGGCGCGCTCTACAACACCATCGCCCGCGACGAGCGGCAGTCGAAGGCGGTCGTCGCCGCGATCCGTGCGATCGACCCGTCGCTCGTCCTGCTCGGCCTCGCCGGCGGCGTCGTGCTCGACGTCGCGGAACGGGCCGGACTCGCGGTCGCGGCGGAGGCCTTCGCCGATCGCGCCTACCAGCCCGACGGGCAGCTCGTCTCCCGTACCGAGGAGGGCGCGGTGCTGCACGACCCGACCGCGGTGGCCGAGCGGATGGTGCGTCTGGCCGCCGACGGCGTGATCCGGGCGATCGACGGCACCGACGTGGCCGTGTCCGCGCAGTCGATCTGCGTGCACGGCGACAGCCCGGGATCGGTCGCGATGGCCGCCGAGACGAAGCGCCTGCTGCAGGCGGAGGGCATCACCATCGCCCCGTTCGCCGGAGCCTGA